A part of Aegilops tauschii subsp. strangulata cultivar AL8/78 chromosome 2, Aet v6.0, whole genome shotgun sequence genomic DNA contains:
- the LOC109758659 gene encoding pentatricopeptide repeat-containing protein At1g02150: MLLHHLLPPSSRAPSRPSPRLPSVGVAAAFTVRCASSSAQSLPASSSSLAGQQVANVHSYGTVDFERRPALRWSSLYRRVAVGHGGRPVGRTLADWDEGERRLDKWELCRIARELRKFRRFNLALEVYDWMTDRRDRFSLSSSDMAIQLDLIAKVRGVPDAEEYFEKLPDPLKDKRTYGSLLNVYAQARMKEKTEYTFEQMRKKAFATDTLPFNVLMNFYVDVAEPEKVSTVTDEMKQRNIAFDVCTYNIWIKCCAAMKDADAMERVFNQMIADESVVANWTTYTTLASMHIKLENFEKAEECLKEAEKRATGRDKKCFHFLITLYSHLQKKEEVYRIWNWYKATFKTIHNLGYQEVLSALVRLGDIEGAELLYEEWASKSSSFDPKTMNILLAWYSREGFVVKAEQTLNRFVEKGGNPKPNTWEILATAYLKDNQFAESLSCLEKATAVKSASKWRPRPTNVESLLAYFKEKNDTESVDRLMSLLRSRGCAENEEYKSLFDTYALAVAGT, translated from the exons ATGCTGCTCCACCACCTCCTCCCCCCCTCCTCCAGGGCCCCGTCCCGCCCCTCTCCGCGGCTGCCGAGCGTAGGTGTCGCTGCTGCGTTCACGGTCCGGTGCGCGTCCTCCTCGGCCCAGTCGCTGCCGGCGTCGTCGTCATCGTTGGCCGGGCAGCAGGTGGCGAATGTGCACAGCTACGGGACGGTGGACTTCGAGCGGCGCCCGGCGCTGCGGTGGAGCAGCCTGTACCGGCGCGTGGCGGTGGGCCACGGCGGCCGGCCCGTGGGGCGGACGCTGGCGGACTGGGACGAGGGCGAGCGCCGCCTCGACAAGTGGGAGCTCTGCCGCATCGCCAGGGAGCTCCGCAAGTTCCGCCGGTTCAACCTCGCGCTCGAG GTTTATGATTGGATGACTGATCGAAGGGATAGATTTTCGCTTTCATCTAGTGATATGGCGATCCAGTTAGATCTGATTGCAAAAGTACGTGGTGTTCCAGATGCTGAAGAATACTTTGAAAAACTTCCTGACCCACTGAAAGACAAGCGAACATATGGGTCTCTTCTCAATGTTTATGCCCAAGCTAGGATGAAAGAGAAAACAGAATACACATTTGAGCAGATGAGGAAAAAGGCGTTTGCAACTGACACATTACCTTTTAATGTGTTGATGAATTTTTACGTGGATGTTGCAGAGCCTGAGAAAGTGTCTACAGTTACTGATGAGATGAAGCAAAGAAATATCGCCTTTGATGTCTGCACTTACAACATTTGGATAAAGTGCTGTGCAGCTATGAAAGACGCTGATGCAATGGAACGAGTCTTTAACCAGATGATTGCTGATGAGTCCGTTGTTGCCAACTGGACTACTTATACCACACTTGCTAGCATGCATATCAAGCTGGAGAACTTTGAGAAGGCAGAAGAATGCCTGAAAGAAGCTGAGAAGCGAGCAACAGGTAGGGATAAAAAATGTTTCCATTTTCTCATCACACTCTATAGCCATCTTCAGAAGAAAGAAGAAGTCTACCGCATTTGGAATTGGTACAAAGCAACTTTCAAGACAATTCATAACCTGGGTTACCAGGAGGTACTGTCTGCCCTTGTTAGGCTAGGAGATATAGAGGGAGCTGAACTTCTATATGAAGAATGGGCATCCAAAAGTTCTAGTTTCGATCCGAAGACTATGAACATTTTATTAGCATGGTATTCTAGAGAAGGTTTTGTTGTGAAGGCTGAGCAAACTCTGAACAGATTTGTTGAGAAAGGTGGGAACCCCAAACCAAATACCTGGGAAATCCTTGCCACGGCGTATCTGAAGGACAATCAGTTTGCTGAATCTCTGTCATGTTTGGAGAAAGCCACTGCAGTTAAAAGTGCTAGTAAATGGAGACCAAGACCAACCAATGTTGAGAGTCTCCTGGCATATTTCAAGGAGAAGAACGACACGGAGAGTGTCGACAGGTTAATGAGTTTACTCAGAAGTAGAGGGTGTGCTGAGAACGAAGAGTACAAGTCATTGTTTGACACCTATGCTTTGGCGGTTGCGGGCACGTGA
- the LOC109758660 gene encoding GATA transcription factor 26 isoform X1 encodes MGKEGPCCHCGVTSTPLWRNGPPHKPVLCNACGSRWRTKGSLENYTPMHSRDDIDADQPRVSKLKPPTLRLKEQRQLKKKPSHSIRENGAFSDQNFWKMGDADPSRSSSGSALSYSESCAPYGSADASEMGSAQSHAWESLVPSKKRSCVTRTKSSSVDMLVKDLHCIMHEEQLCYLSGSSEEDLIYHTATPVGSFEIGYGSMLLRSSNSKSAEEDSEANSVPADNKSFLTSESYSGTASFVVHSESKGASNSNASPEKPKWFPVQTHEIVKRGKLHYSKQHTLENVGSALVSVALEGEGTKETGGNENTSALKDLTKSTMKPLKRPHESQLQSCQEGTMRIAKKVCKSVAMAPQFKGSFLPKSGGAPFNLLMLPPDKISMLAPPQYMDNSDQDLLLEVPLNVRQPEAELLCQPFQLSSVTRSSSSADVVADGEGRLKQP; translated from the exons CTGCCATTGCGGCGTCACGA GCACTCCACTTTGGCGAAATGGGCCACCCCATAAGCCAGTGCTCTGCAATGCATGTGGCTCGAGATGGAGAACAAAGGGTTCATTGGAGAATTACACACCAATGCATTCTCGTGATGATATCGATGCTGATCAACCTAGAGTTAGCAAGCTGAAGCCGCCGACATTGAGACTAAAGGAACAGCGGCAGCTCAAGAAAAAGCCAAGCCACAGCATAAGGGAGAATGGAGCATTTTCTGATCAGAACTTCTGGAAGATGGGGGATGCCGACCCAAGTCGATCTAGTTCTGGATCAGCACTATCATATTCAGAGAGTTGTGCTCCATATGGTTCTGCTGATGCTAGTGAAATGG GGTCAGCGCAATCGCATGCTTGGGAGTCATTGGTACCATCAAAAAAGAGAAGCTGTGTCACTCGGACCAAGTCTTCATCCGTGGATATGCTTGTCAAAGATCTTCATTGTATAATGCATGAAGAGCAGTTATGTTACCTTTCTGGATCCTCGGAGGAAGATCTAATTTACCACACTGCAACTCCTGTGGGTTCCTTTGAGATTGGCTATGGAAGCATGCTTCTGAGAAGTTCAAACTCAAAATCAGCGGAGGAAGATTCAGAAGCAAACTCTGTTCCTGCAGATAATAAATCATTCCTTACAAGTGAATCCTATTCAGGGACTGCTTCGTTTGTTGTGCATAGTGAAAGCAAGGGAGCAAGTAATTCAAATGCTTCACCTGAGAAGCCAAAGTGGTTTCCGGTGCAGACACATGAAATTGTTAAAAG GGGTAAACTTCATTACTCAAAGCAGCATACCCTGGAAAATGTAGGTTCAGCTTTAGTTTCAGTAGCTTTAGAG GGAGAAGGCACTAAGGAAACAGGAGGAAATGAAAATACCAGTGCTTTGAAAGACCTTACCAAATCCACCATGAAGCCTCTCAAAAGGCCTCATGAAAGCCAGTTGCAAAGCTGCCAAG AAGGAACCATGAGGATTGCCAAAAAAGTTTGCAAATCTGTGGCTATGGCTCCTCAGTTCAAAGGTTCATTTTTGCCCAAATCTGGAGGAGCACCATTTAACTTACTCATGTTACCCCCAGATAAAATATCCATGCTGGCCCCTCCGCAGTACATGGATAATTCTGATCAAGACTTGCTGCTGGAGGTTCCTCTCAATGTGCGGCAACCAGAGGCAGAACTTCTTTGCCAACCATTTCAACTTAGCTCAGTAACCCGCAGCTCCTCCTCAGCGGACGTGGTTGCTGATGGCGAGGGGCGCCTCAAGCAACCGTAG
- the LOC109758660 gene encoding GATA transcription factor 26 isoform X2: MGKEGPCCHCGVTSTPLWRNGPPHKPVLCNACGSRWRTKGSLENYTPMHSRDDIDADQPRVSKLKPPTLRLKEQRQLKKKPSHSIRENGAFSDQNFWKMGDADPSRSSSGSALSYSESCAPYGSADASEMGSAQSHAWESLVPSKKRSCVTRTKSSSVDMLVKDLHCIMHEEQLCYLSGSSEEDLIYHTATPVGSFEIGYGSMLLRSSNSKSAEEDSEANSVPADNKSFLTSESYSGTASFVVHSESKGASNSNASPEKPKWFPVQTHEIVKRGKLHYSKQHTLENGEGTKETGGNENTSALKDLTKSTMKPLKRPHESQLQSCQEGTMRIAKKVCKSVAMAPQFKGSFLPKSGGAPFNLLMLPPDKISMLAPPQYMDNSDQDLLLEVPLNVRQPEAELLCQPFQLSSVTRSSSSADVVADGEGRLKQP; the protein is encoded by the exons CTGCCATTGCGGCGTCACGA GCACTCCACTTTGGCGAAATGGGCCACCCCATAAGCCAGTGCTCTGCAATGCATGTGGCTCGAGATGGAGAACAAAGGGTTCATTGGAGAATTACACACCAATGCATTCTCGTGATGATATCGATGCTGATCAACCTAGAGTTAGCAAGCTGAAGCCGCCGACATTGAGACTAAAGGAACAGCGGCAGCTCAAGAAAAAGCCAAGCCACAGCATAAGGGAGAATGGAGCATTTTCTGATCAGAACTTCTGGAAGATGGGGGATGCCGACCCAAGTCGATCTAGTTCTGGATCAGCACTATCATATTCAGAGAGTTGTGCTCCATATGGTTCTGCTGATGCTAGTGAAATGG GGTCAGCGCAATCGCATGCTTGGGAGTCATTGGTACCATCAAAAAAGAGAAGCTGTGTCACTCGGACCAAGTCTTCATCCGTGGATATGCTTGTCAAAGATCTTCATTGTATAATGCATGAAGAGCAGTTATGTTACCTTTCTGGATCCTCGGAGGAAGATCTAATTTACCACACTGCAACTCCTGTGGGTTCCTTTGAGATTGGCTATGGAAGCATGCTTCTGAGAAGTTCAAACTCAAAATCAGCGGAGGAAGATTCAGAAGCAAACTCTGTTCCTGCAGATAATAAATCATTCCTTACAAGTGAATCCTATTCAGGGACTGCTTCGTTTGTTGTGCATAGTGAAAGCAAGGGAGCAAGTAATTCAAATGCTTCACCTGAGAAGCCAAAGTGGTTTCCGGTGCAGACACATGAAATTGTTAAAAG GGGTAAACTTCATTACTCAAAGCAGCATACCCTGGAAAAT GGAGAAGGCACTAAGGAAACAGGAGGAAATGAAAATACCAGTGCTTTGAAAGACCTTACCAAATCCACCATGAAGCCTCTCAAAAGGCCTCATGAAAGCCAGTTGCAAAGCTGCCAAG AAGGAACCATGAGGATTGCCAAAAAAGTTTGCAAATCTGTGGCTATGGCTCCTCAGTTCAAAGGTTCATTTTTGCCCAAATCTGGAGGAGCACCATTTAACTTACTCATGTTACCCCCAGATAAAATATCCATGCTGGCCCCTCCGCAGTACATGGATAATTCTGATCAAGACTTGCTGCTGGAGGTTCCTCTCAATGTGCGGCAACCAGAGGCAGAACTTCTTTGCCAACCATTTCAACTTAGCTCAGTAACCCGCAGCTCCTCCTCAGCGGACGTGGTTGCTGATGGCGAGGGGCGCCTCAAGCAACCGTAG